A single region of the Triticum dicoccoides isolate Atlit2015 ecotype Zavitan chromosome 2B, WEW_v2.0, whole genome shotgun sequence genome encodes:
- the LOC119365555 gene encoding norbelladine synthase-like, whose translation MKGSLCHDFETGLPAAEVWEMYRGLGISQVVPQLLPDIFKKAKLVEGDGGVGTVLHLTFSHGVAPLEYQKEKFIKIDHENYVKEAIIVEGGLLDHGFQKYLMRIEIIGQTNKTSTIRSTIEYEVDDDKSGNTSFVSTSALACLAEAITEYIKAQKSAEQAREEMP comes from the exons ATGAAAGGTAGCCTTTGCCATGACTtcgagacaggcctccccgcggcggAGGTATGGGAGATGTATCGAGGTCTCGGTATTAGCCAGGTAGTTCCTCAATTGCTTCCCGATATCTTCAAAaaggccaagcttgttgaaggagaTGGCGGTGTCGGGACAGTTTTGCATCTCACCTTTTCTCATG GGGTTGCTCCATTAGAATATCAAAAGGAAAAGTTCATCAAGATTGACCATGAAAACTATGTCAAGGAGGCAATAATAGTAGAAGGAGGCCTTCTGGATCATGGATTTCAGAAATATTTGATGAGAATTGAGATTATAGGGCAAACCAATAAAACATCTACAATAAGGTCAACCATTGAATATGAAGTTGATGACGACAAGTCAGGCAACACATCCTTTGTCAGTACCAGTGCACTAGCTTGCCTCGCTGAAGCAATCACAGAGTATATCAAGGCACAGAAAAGCGCTGAGCAAGCTCGTGAAGAAATGCCGTAA
- the LOC119365554 gene encoding norbelladine synthase-like, with translation MKGSLCHEFETGLPAADVWEIYGGLRIGQLVPELLPHMLKKVELVDGDGGVGTVLHLTYSPGIPGFKYQKEKFIKIDNENYVKEALVVEGGVLHHGFQKCLVRFEIIGQTNETSTIRSTIEYEIDDDKTDNASFVSTSGVAFIAEAITKYIKAQKSADQAHQETL, from the exons ATGAAAGGGAGCCTCTGCCATGAGTTCGAGACAGGCCTCCCCGCAGCCGATGTATGGGAGATCTATGGAGGCCTCCGTATTGGCCAGTTGGTCCCTGAATTGCTTCCCCATATGCTCAAAAAGGTCGAGCTTGTCGATGGAGATGGCGGCGTCGGAACAGTTTTGCATCTCACCTACTCTCCTG GAATTCCTGGGTTCAAATATCAAaaagaaaagttcatcaaaattgataATGAAAACTATGTCAAAGAGGCACTAGTAGTAGAAGGAGGCGTTCTACATCATGGATTTCAGAAATGTTTGGTCCGATTTGAGATTATAGGGCAAACAAATGAGACATCTACAATAAGATCAACCATTGAATATGAAATTGATGACGACAAGACGGATAACGCATCCTTCGTCAGTACCAGTGGTGTGGCTTTTATTGCTGAAGCCATCACCAAGTATATCAAGGCACAGAAAAGCGctgatcaagctcatcaagaaacgTTGTAA